A section of the Rummeliibacillus pycnus genome encodes:
- a CDS encoding Crp/Fnr family transcriptional regulator — translation MVTIFNIEPLPPKIRKIFKENGSIVKVSKGSHLCLEGAPVKDIIYVVSGKVILSKENVSGKELTLRICGSNDCIGEGIIFSKTGYYPFSAKALENSNIITIDKNLFEMCLSQEPDMLIECIKWLQLQNLKTQTKLRDLLLYGKKGALYSTIIRLTNTYGILQDNGDIVIDYPVTNSNLANHCATSREVINRMLNDLKKSNVLSFEKSIITVHNLNFLKDECECENCPLSVCRID, via the coding sequence ATGGTAACTATTTTTAATATCGAACCATTACCTCCTAAAATCCGTAAGATTTTCAAAGAAAATGGTTCAATAGTTAAAGTTTCAAAAGGCAGCCACTTATGCTTAGAAGGTGCACCAGTTAAGGATATTATCTATGTTGTATCGGGAAAGGTTATTTTATCCAAAGAGAATGTTAGCGGAAAAGAGTTAACACTTCGTATTTGCGGTAGTAATGACTGTATTGGAGAAGGTATTATTTTCAGTAAAACAGGCTACTATCCGTTTAGTGCTAAAGCTTTAGAAAATTCAAATATTATTACGATCGATAAAAACTTATTTGAAATGTGCTTAAGTCAAGAACCTGATATGCTAATAGAATGCATAAAATGGTTACAGCTTCAAAATTTAAAAACACAAACAAAACTTCGTGATCTACTTTTATATGGTAAGAAAGGTGCTCTCTATTCAACTATTATTCGATTAACTAATACGTATGGTATATTACAAGATAATGGTGATATTGTGATTGATTATCCTGTAACGAATTCTAATTTGGCTAACCATTGTGCTACAAGCCGTGAAGTCATTAATCGAATGTTGAATGATTTAAAAAAGTCCAACGTTTTATCGTTTGAAAAGAGCATAATTACAGTTCATAATTTGAATTTTTTAAAAGATGAATGCGAATGTGAAAATTGCCCTTTAAGCGTTTGTCGTATTGATTAA
- a CDS encoding ABC transporter ATP-binding protein produces the protein MLAVRDVNYWYNNKGDTLYNDINLTFENGKLYSILGSSGSGKTTFLSLIAGLDIPKKGEILYEGKSIKKIGLTKYRNQYVSIVFQSYNLLPYMSAVDNIISAMEITHSKHSNRKEYAFSMLEKVGITKEMAQKNVQHLSGGQQQRVAIVRAMCCDAKLVVADEPTGNLDERNSLEIVKLFKELSHEQGKCVIVITHEREIANECDIVLELKHKNFNQLQL, from the coding sequence ATGTTAGCAGTAAGAGATGTAAATTATTGGTATAACAATAAGGGAGATACGCTATATAATGATATTAACCTGACGTTTGAAAATGGTAAATTATACAGTATTTTGGGCTCAAGTGGTTCCGGGAAAACGACTTTTCTTTCCCTTATTGCTGGACTAGATATTCCTAAAAAGGGGGAAATTCTATATGAAGGAAAGTCAATTAAAAAAATTGGTTTAACAAAATATCGTAATCAATATGTATCGATTGTATTTCAATCCTATAACTTACTTCCGTATATGTCAGCGGTAGATAATATAATTTCCGCAATGGAAATTACTCATAGTAAGCACTCTAATAGGAAAGAGTATGCATTTTCCATGCTAGAAAAAGTAGGAATTACAAAGGAAATGGCACAGAAAAATGTCCAACATCTTTCAGGTGGTCAACAACAGCGTGTTGCAATTGTACGTGCCATGTGCTGTGATGCAAAACTAGTTGTTGCTGATGAGCCAACAGGAAACTTAGACGAAAGAAATTCTTTGGAAATCGTTAAATTATTTAAGGAACTTTCACATGAACAAGGTAAATGTGTCATCGTCATAACACATGAAAGAGAAATTGCTAATGAATGTGACATCGTACTCGAATTGAAACATAAAAATTTCAATCAGCTACAGCTTTAA
- a CDS encoding ABC transporter permease, which produces MNFIKRAFYSTKAKKGRTLLLTFVFSAILIFILAGLTIQSASLKATENAKKSMGATVTLTTNMKNAFKKVNSSSESKSSDNKNDRPDPGSFSITPVDLKTINTLAKLDNVSSYSISSSTSVNAKSFDSISSDDQSSTDKSGENQNSQQVGPAGGMRIMRMTAGDITIQGTNSTATASKFTNGTAKIIKGVGITAKDEGTNKAVIETNLAKANNITVGDTIKVTNTENEDTVYKLKVVGIYKSSETADARSMRIEALNPYNAIYTSYTFANKMKGSEYKDTADSVVYTLSDPEKMNTFVKQAKKAGLDTDTYSLTTNNQVYEQMIQPLTNVESFAHKIVILVSVAGTVILALIVILMIRERKYEIGVLLSLGEKRKKIISQFFTELLVVLVIALCIAGISGKFVGNVVGKQLLEQQATTTVSASYGQRGQGGSWQGGGPGQMQGQGESKNGGAERAFANFGASSAAEAKQIKNLTITLSLKELVELGGLGLAISFLAIIIASIGVMRMQPKKILIS; this is translated from the coding sequence ATGAATTTTATAAAACGAGCTTTTTATAGTACAAAAGCGAAAAAAGGAAGAACTCTTTTACTAACTTTTGTTTTCTCAGCGATTTTAATATTCATCTTGGCAGGATTAACAATACAAAGTGCTTCATTGAAGGCAACTGAAAATGCAAAGAAAAGTATGGGGGCAACGGTCACCCTCACCACAAATATGAAGAATGCTTTTAAAAAAGTGAACTCTTCTAGTGAGAGCAAATCGTCTGATAACAAGAATGATAGACCGGATCCTGGAAGTTTTTCAATTACACCAGTTGATTTGAAAACGATAAATACGCTAGCTAAATTAGACAATGTTTCATCTTATAGTATTTCATCATCTACATCAGTGAATGCAAAATCTTTCGATTCAATTTCTTCTGATGATCAATCAAGTACAGATAAATCGGGGGAAAATCAAAATAGTCAACAAGTTGGACCAGCTGGTGGCATGCGAATAATGAGAATGACAGCAGGAGACATCACAATACAAGGAACAAATTCAACTGCTACTGCAAGTAAATTTACGAATGGTACAGCCAAAATAATAAAAGGTGTCGGTATTACAGCTAAAGATGAAGGGACAAATAAAGCTGTAATCGAAACAAATTTAGCAAAGGCAAATAATATTACTGTAGGCGATACGATTAAAGTAACAAATACGGAAAATGAAGATACGGTTTACAAGTTAAAAGTAGTCGGTATTTACAAATCTTCTGAAACTGCTGATGCAAGAAGTATGCGTATAGAAGCATTAAACCCATACAATGCAATTTATACATCATATACATTTGCTAATAAAATGAAAGGTTCTGAGTATAAAGATACTGCAGATTCTGTAGTCTATACATTATCAGATCCAGAGAAAATGAATACATTTGTAAAGCAAGCTAAAAAGGCTGGGCTTGATACAGATACGTACAGCTTAACAACGAATAATCAAGTCTATGAGCAAATGATTCAACCGTTAACAAATGTAGAAAGCTTTGCACACAAGATTGTCATTCTTGTATCTGTTGCAGGGACAGTAATCTTAGCATTAATCGTTATTCTAATGATTCGTGAACGAAAATATGAAATTGGTGTATTGCTATCACTTGGCGAAAAACGTAAGAAAATTATAAGTCAGTTCTTTACAGAATTGCTTGTGGTTTTAGTAATTGCTTTATGCATTGCAGGTATAAGTGGCAAATTTGTTGGGAATGTGGTTGGTAAACAACTCTTGGAACAACAAGCTACTACAACTGTTTCAGCATCATATGGACAAAGAGGTCAAGGTGGTTCATGGCAAGGGGGAGGTCCAGGTCAAATGCAAGGACAAGGAGAATCTAAAAATGGGGGAGCTGAACGAGCATTCGCAAACTTTGGCGCTTCCAGTGCTGCTGAGGCAAAGCAAATTAAAAATCTTACTATTACACTATCATTGAAAGAACTAGTCGAATTAGGTGGATTAGGTTTAGCGATTAGTTTCCTAGCTATCATCATTGCATCAATTGGTGTAATGCGTATGCAACCGAAAAAAATCTTAATCTCATAA
- a CDS encoding metal-sulfur cluster assembly factor encodes MDADLKENILGALENVIDPELGIDIVNLGLVYDVDLSEEGLCIITMTLTSMGCPLGPVIVDQIRTALFDIPEVKDVDVNVVWNPPWSKDMMSRYAKMALGIR; translated from the coding sequence ATGGATGCAGATTTAAAAGAAAATATTCTAGGTGCCTTAGAAAATGTTATTGACCCAGAATTGGGAATTGATATAGTAAATCTTGGTCTAGTTTATGATGTAGATTTATCCGAAGAAGGATTATGCATAATTACAATGACGTTAACTTCAATGGGATGTCCATTAGGTCCAGTTATTGTTGACCAAATTCGTACAGCATTATTCGATATTCCGGAAGTAAAAGACGTGGATGTAAATGTTGTTTGGAATCCACCTTGGTCTAAGGATATGATGTCTCGTTATGCAAAAATGGCATTAGGCATTCGATAA
- a CDS encoding prolyl oligopeptidase family serine peptidase: MKVDQETWGNIPLLHIYNEETVTEKTPVVIFLHGFESAKEHNLHYAYQLVNKGIRVIMPDALLHGDRDEKLDNVQMSLRFWEVVLTSIEEVNYIYQQLKERGLLGTDKIGLSGTSMGAITTMGCLKMYSWIQTAAVMMGAPNYVELAKGQMAEIEEKGFKIPLSEEELDKMLTTLSYFDMSKHPETMAGRPIFFWHGKKDHMVPFATTYAFYEGIQQDYLGHPEDITFIVDKKAGHKVSRPGMLAGTQWLADHLA; encoded by the coding sequence ATGAAAGTGGATCAAGAGACATGGGGCAATATCCCTTTACTTCATATATATAATGAGGAAACAGTTACGGAAAAGACACCTGTTGTTATTTTTTTACATGGTTTTGAGAGTGCAAAAGAGCATAACTTGCATTATGCGTATCAGCTTGTCAATAAAGGTATTCGTGTAATTATGCCAGATGCCCTATTGCATGGGGATCGTGATGAAAAATTAGATAATGTCCAAATGAGCTTACGTTTTTGGGAAGTAGTCCTTACTTCTATTGAAGAAGTGAACTATATATATCAACAATTGAAAGAAAGAGGATTACTTGGTACGGACAAAATTGGCCTTTCTGGAACTTCTATGGGAGCTATAACAACAATGGGATGCCTTAAAATGTATTCATGGATCCAAACAGCAGCCGTTATGATGGGAGCACCAAATTATGTCGAACTGGCAAAAGGGCAAATGGCTGAAATTGAAGAAAAAGGATTTAAAATCCCTCTATCAGAAGAAGAATTAGATAAAATGTTAACGACTCTAAGTTATTTTGATATGAGCAAACATCCAGAAACAATGGCAGGACGTCCTATATTCTTCTGGCATGGTAAAAAGGATCATATGGTTCCGTTTGCTACAACTTATGCATTTTATGAAGGTATCCAACAAGATTATTTAGGGCATCCTGAAGATATAACCTTCATCGTTGATAAAAAAGCAGGACACAAAGTATCTCGTCCAGGAATGCTAGCTGGTACGCAGTGGCTTGCAGACCATTTGGCATAA
- a CDS encoding Cof-type HAD-IIB family hydrolase: protein MVQPHLIVLDLDGTLLTDEKVISDKTKSTILKAKEAGHEVMIATGRPYRASKIYYHELGLHTPIVNFNGAFVHHPLNHHWHTVHSPIDLKVVQEVVESLHRDQFENLIAEVMDDLYVQYHDEKLLNIFSMGNPRVTTGALRDYLKDNPTSLLIQSNEKSVPIIRQYLADTKAELIDHRRWGDPFPVIEIVRHGMNKAVGLSHVAKDLGIPRNRIIAFGDEDNDLEMIDYAGVGVAMGNGIGQLKNIANEITKSNNEDGIAEFLIDRLQL from the coding sequence ATGGTACAACCCCATTTGATTGTTTTAGATTTAGATGGTACGCTATTAACCGATGAAAAAGTGATTTCAGATAAAACGAAGAGCACAATATTAAAGGCAAAAGAAGCAGGTCATGAAGTAATGATTGCTACTGGTAGACCTTATCGTGCGAGTAAAATATATTATCATGAACTAGGGTTGCATACGCCAATCGTGAATTTTAATGGAGCTTTTGTACACCATCCATTAAATCATCATTGGCATACTGTTCATAGCCCTATTGATTTAAAAGTCGTACAAGAAGTAGTTGAATCCTTACACCGTGATCAGTTTGAAAATCTAATTGCTGAGGTAATGGATGATCTATATGTTCAATACCATGATGAAAAGTTACTCAATATTTTTAGTATGGGCAATCCGAGAGTGACAACCGGAGCTCTTAGAGATTATTTAAAAGATAATCCTACAAGCTTATTAATCCAATCTAACGAGAAAAGTGTACCTATTATTCGTCAGTATTTAGCAGATACAAAAGCTGAACTGATTGATCACAGACGTTGGGGAGATCCTTTCCCAGTAATTGAAATCGTGAGACATGGAATGAACAAAGCCGTTGGACTTTCGCATGTCGCAAAAGATTTAGGTATTCCTCGTAACCGAATCATTGCTTTTGGTGATGAAGATAATGATCTTGAAATGATTGATTATGCTGGTGTGGGTGTTGCAATGGGGAACGGTATCGGCCAATTAAAAAATATCGCAAATGAAATTACCAAATCCAATAATGAAGATGGAATTGCAGAATTCCTAATAGACCGTCTTCAATTATAG
- a CDS encoding DegV family protein: MRIYADSACDLPKSFYEQNNVKIIPLRVQLKEQEYDDIIGVDIQEVYDAIREGELLKTSQASPERFLEEFSALGQSGDEGIYIAFSSQLSGTYSTAVMMAEQVKEKYPDLKLTIIDSKCASLGYGLLVKEAVRLREEGFSANEIAEKIRFNAQHMEHLFTVEDLNYLAKGGRLSKASAFIGGLLSIKPVLDVEDGKLIPIEKYRGRKKVFKRIIELMRERGDCLSDQVIAISHSDDLAAAEEMKALIIENFHPKAVEIHLIGSVIAAHTGTGTIAIFFLNKLVKD, from the coding sequence ATGAGAATATATGCAGACAGTGCTTGTGATTTGCCAAAGTCATTTTACGAGCAAAACAATGTCAAAATTATTCCATTACGCGTTCAACTCAAAGAGCAAGAATATGATGATATTATTGGCGTGGATATTCAAGAAGTATACGATGCCATTCGTGAAGGCGAACTATTAAAAACATCTCAAGCATCACCTGAACGTTTTCTAGAAGAATTCAGTGCATTAGGTCAGTCTGGAGATGAAGGAATCTACATTGCCTTCTCCTCTCAACTTTCAGGTACATACAGCACTGCTGTTATGATGGCAGAACAAGTAAAAGAAAAGTATCCTGACCTCAAACTTACCATTATCGATTCAAAATGTGCTTCACTAGGTTATGGTCTACTTGTAAAAGAAGCAGTACGTTTGCGAGAAGAAGGCTTTTCGGCAAATGAAATTGCAGAAAAAATTCGCTTTAATGCTCAACATATGGAACATTTATTTACTGTAGAAGATTTAAATTATCTTGCAAAAGGTGGTCGTTTATCGAAAGCAAGTGCCTTTATTGGTGGACTTTTAAGTATAAAACCTGTCCTAGATGTTGAAGATGGTAAACTTATTCCTATTGAAAAATACCGGGGTCGTAAGAAAGTATTTAAACGCATTATTGAATTAATGAGAGAACGTGGTGATTGTCTTTCTGATCAAGTCATCGCTATATCACATAGTGATGACCTTGCAGCAGCAGAAGAGATGAAAGCCTTAATTATTGAAAACTTTCATCCAAAAGCAGTAGAGATTCATTTAATTGGTTCTGTAATTGCTGCACACACAGGGACAGGGACAATTGCTATTTTCTTTTTAAACAAGTTAGTAAAAGACTAA
- a CDS encoding alpha-amylase family glycosyl hydrolase, with the protein MNVAKWISSAVATVLLTTTISSMTIAHAEERNQQIKNESIYDVLVDRFFDKSVENDYNINAKDPKAFHGGDFAGIDTKIDYLHDLDFTMVSMGSVFSSETYDGNDVVDYSKIERNFGTSKEFKALLNNLHKNNIKAMVDFPINHVSKNHVWTLEENHKDWYTSTNDNRINWKTNRPDVQQALINAVVDFVGEYKVDGIRLTHLGNADSAFINKVIAALKKQNKNLYVISNEDSDANFDMDYKKQTIDTYQSIFKNVDEDSSKLEDPFKAYVNGEVNKPTALMIDDLNSARFTHASAEENMFPPTRIKVAVAAVMTMPGVPIVTYGTEIAQNGVKAPETHSALDFRTKDDIISYIGDLQSLRNKSETLRTGNYKLLENKNGLIVFERYSDDEKWIVMINNTDKTQRYELDPSIIGKNKELHGLFESDTVRQNDNGKYNLVIDREVAELYHVTEHKGINIPYMIALGLVYVIFIGFIIALLRRGRRK; encoded by the coding sequence GTGAACGTTGCAAAATGGATCAGTTCAGCTGTCGCAACCGTGTTGCTTACTACAACAATTAGTTCAATGACGATTGCACATGCTGAAGAAAGAAATCAACAGATCAAAAATGAAAGTATATATGACGTATTAGTCGATCGTTTTTTTGATAAGAGTGTAGAGAATGATTACAATATTAACGCAAAAGATCCTAAAGCATTCCATGGTGGGGATTTTGCAGGAATAGATACGAAGATCGATTATTTGCATGATTTGGATTTTACAATGGTTTCAATGGGCTCTGTTTTTTCATCAGAAACATATGATGGCAATGACGTAGTAGATTATAGCAAAATTGAACGAAACTTTGGTACTAGTAAAGAATTTAAGGCATTATTGAATAATTTGCATAAAAATAATATAAAAGCAATGGTTGATTTCCCGATTAATCATGTCAGTAAAAACCATGTATGGACATTAGAAGAAAATCACAAAGATTGGTATACATCCACGAATGACAATCGTATCAACTGGAAGACGAATCGTCCAGATGTGCAACAAGCATTAATTAATGCAGTAGTAGATTTTGTTGGAGAGTATAAAGTTGACGGTATTCGATTGACTCATTTAGGAAATGCAGATTCAGCATTTATCAATAAAGTGATTGCTGCATTAAAGAAACAAAATAAAAATCTTTATGTTATTTCCAACGAAGATAGTGATGCTAATTTTGACATGGATTATAAGAAACAAACCATTGATACGTATCAATCTATCTTCAAAAATGTTGATGAAGATTCGTCTAAACTAGAAGATCCATTCAAAGCATATGTAAATGGTGAGGTAAATAAGCCAACTGCCTTAATGATTGATGATTTAAATAGTGCACGTTTTACTCATGCATCAGCCGAGGAAAATATGTTTCCTCCAACACGTATTAAAGTAGCTGTAGCTGCTGTAATGACAATGCCTGGTGTCCCGATTGTTACTTATGGTACAGAAATAGCACAAAATGGAGTAAAAGCTCCTGAGACTCATTCAGCATTGGATTTTCGAACAAAAGACGATATCATTTCCTATATTGGAGATTTACAATCACTTCGAAATAAATCAGAGACACTTCGAACAGGTAACTATAAATTACTTGAAAATAAAAATGGTTTAATCGTTTTCGAACGTTATTCTGACGATGAAAAATGGATTGTGATGATTAACAATACTGATAAGACTCAAAGATATGAATTAGATCCCTCAATTATTGGGAAGAATAAAGAACTCCATGGTTTGTTTGAAAGTGACACTGTTCGTCAAAATGACAACGGTAAATATAATTTAGTTATAGATCGTGAAGTTGCAGAACTATATCATGTGACAGAACATAAAGGAATCAATATTCCATACATGATTGCTTTAGGTCTTGTATATGTAATTTTCATTGGATTTATCATTGCATTATTACGTAGAGGACGCAGAAAATAA
- a CDS encoding DUF1516 family protein has protein sequence MHLTAILIAIILFFVSVSMQAGSKGQKVTHMILRVFYILIIITGGILFSSAMAGTMAMQYGLKLLGGLFVISMMEMVLVRKEKSKSTGTLWVLFLIFLIFTIYMGFHLPLGMKFW, from the coding sequence ATGCACTTAACAGCGATTTTAATCGCAATTATATTATTCTTTGTATCAGTATCGATGCAAGCTGGTTCTAAAGGACAAAAAGTAACACATATGATTTTACGTGTATTTTATATCTTAATTATCATAACTGGTGGAATACTTTTCAGTTCAGCAATGGCCGGCACAATGGCTATGCAATACGGACTAAAATTACTAGGTGGTCTTTTTGTAATTAGTATGATGGAAATGGTGTTAGTCCGTAAAGAAAAAAGCAAATCTACTGGTACTCTATGGGTTCTGTTTTTGATTTTCTTAATCTTTACGATTTATATGGGCTTCCACTTACCATTAGGTATGAAATTTTGGTAG
- a CDS encoding fumarylacetoacetate hydrolase family protein, translated as MKILSFRYNDVLSFGPKVKKEEAVWDVLAIQEALQVLPSYAATIVEGMTYGYEFVEQTRKLVRAAQQSENPSQFKHDFSEIEWLAPIPRTTKNIICIGKNYDEHAKEMGSEQAPEDIMVFTKAPTSIAADKQTLSVHADVTSQLDYEGELAVVIAKKGKNIPKNLAFDYVFGYTIANDITARDLQTKHKQFFLGKSLDGACPMGPYLVTKDEIPNPQNLTVVTKVNDEVRQNGSTSDMMHTVEDLIVEISSLVTLEPGDVILTGTPAGVGKGMNPPQYLKAGDEVKVSIEGIGTLVNRFE; from the coding sequence ATGAAAATCTTATCTTTTCGTTATAACGATGTTTTAAGTTTTGGTCCAAAAGTAAAAAAAGAAGAAGCTGTTTGGGATGTATTAGCAATTCAAGAAGCGCTTCAAGTACTCCCTTCTTATGCTGCAACCATAGTAGAAGGAATGACGTATGGTTATGAATTTGTAGAACAAACTCGTAAACTTGTAAGAGCAGCACAACAATCAGAGAATCCATCTCAATTTAAACATGATTTCAGTGAAATTGAGTGGTTAGCACCAATTCCACGTACAACCAAAAACATTATTTGTATCGGTAAAAACTATGATGAACATGCAAAAGAAATGGGTTCTGAGCAAGCACCCGAAGATATCATGGTCTTTACGAAAGCTCCAACATCAATTGCGGCAGATAAACAAACGCTATCTGTACATGCAGATGTAACTTCACAGTTAGACTATGAGGGTGAATTGGCTGTAGTCATTGCTAAGAAAGGAAAAAATATACCGAAAAACTTAGCATTTGATTATGTTTTTGGCTATACAATTGCCAACGATATCACCGCACGTGATTTACAAACAAAACATAAACAGTTTTTCTTAGGTAAAAGTTTAGATGGTGCTTGTCCAATGGGACCATACTTAGTAACGAAAGATGAAATACCTAATCCACAAAATTTAACAGTTGTGACAAAAGTAAATGATGAAGTACGTCAAAATGGTTCAACTAGCGATATGATGCACACTGTAGAAGATTTAATCGTAGAGATCTCTAGTTTAGTAACTTTAGAACCAGGGGATGTTATTTTAACAGGAACTCCAGCTGGTGTAGGTAAAGGGATGAATCCACCTCAATACCTTAAAGCTGGTGATGAAGTAAAAGTTTCAATTGAAGGAATCGGTACATTAGTCAACCGCTTCGAGTAA
- a CDS encoding DUF418 domain-containing protein: protein MNSSPTTSTQRIDILDILRGVSLLGILLVNMFAFSTPLPHIDLKTWFTVPADKEFQKWLDILVQGSFYPLFSMLFGYGLAMQYSKATCLGDSFYKLGIKRLVFLFLIGIFHALFIWWGDILMTYAFCGFILMTLIRLRPGFLLAISLIFYTVINGFMALLTELTVLGNPSSSDMSQFIDIEGVENAIKAYGSGTWTEAFTQRLTDLSIQFSLQMWIMSLFTILPYMLIGAAASKWRLIEKAKNRLNLWLILATTMIPIGIVLKSFPYTMNRNIFIDYIQAYFGGPMLALGYVSLFVLICCIPYATKLLSPIAKAGRMSLTIYMMQSIVGTFIFYHYGLGLYGKIGVDTATGLAVGIYVIQLVFATIWFMLFKQGPIEAVWKRITYGKTVLKKEEINH from the coding sequence GTGAATAGTAGTCCAACCACTAGTACACAGCGAATAGATATTCTGGATATACTTCGTGGTGTGAGTTTACTAGGTATTTTACTTGTTAATATGTTTGCATTTAGTACACCGCTACCACATATCGATTTGAAGACTTGGTTTACTGTACCTGCCGATAAGGAGTTTCAAAAATGGCTAGATATCTTGGTACAGGGGAGTTTTTATCCACTTTTTTCAATGCTTTTTGGATATGGACTTGCCATGCAATATTCAAAAGCAACATGTTTAGGAGATTCATTTTATAAATTAGGGATTAAGCGTTTAGTATTTCTATTTCTTATTGGTATCTTCCATGCATTATTCATATGGTGGGGAGATATTTTGATGACTTATGCTTTTTGTGGATTTATATTAATGACGCTCATTCGTTTAAGACCAGGATTTTTATTGGCGATTAGTTTAATTTTTTACACAGTGATTAATGGCTTCATGGCATTACTAACAGAGCTTACGGTTTTAGGGAATCCTTCAAGTAGTGATATGTCTCAATTTATAGATATTGAGGGGGTAGAAAATGCCATAAAGGCATACGGTTCCGGAACTTGGACTGAAGCGTTTACCCAACGATTAACAGATTTGTCCATTCAATTCTCTCTACAAATGTGGATTATGTCTCTCTTTACAATTTTACCCTACATGTTGATCGGTGCAGCTGCTTCAAAATGGAGATTAATCGAAAAAGCAAAAAATAGGCTGAATTTATGGCTGATCTTAGCCACTACAATGATTCCCATAGGTATTGTTTTAAAATCATTCCCATATACTATGAACCGCAATATCTTTATAGATTATATTCAAGCGTATTTTGGAGGGCCAATGTTGGCTTTAGGTTATGTTAGCCTGTTTGTTTTGATTTGCTGTATTCCTTATGCGACAAAATTATTATCGCCCATTGCAAAGGCTGGACGGATGTCTTTGACGATCTACATGATGCAATCTATTGTCGGAACGTTTATCTTTTATCATTATGGTTTAGGACTTTATGGTAAAATTGGAGTAGATACAGCAACAGGGCTAGCTGTCGGCATTTACGTGATACAACTCGTCTTTGCAACGATTTGGTTTATGCTATTTAAGCAAGGACCAATTGAAGCAGTTTGGAAGAGAATAACTTATGGAAAAACTGTACTGAAAAAAGAGGAAATAAATCACTAA